The Streptomyces hundungensis genome contains the following window.
GTTCCGAACTCAACGCCCTCCAGACCGACCCGCCGCAGTGGCTGGAGGAGCTGCGTCGCACCGGCCCGCACCCCCGGCCCGTCGTCGCGGCGAAGCTCGGCATCTCCATCGCGGGTCTCGCACGCGGCGGAATCACCGACGCCCTCACCACCGAGCAGATCGAGGCCCTGAAGCAGGACGCTCCCGAGTGGCTGCAAAAGGAGCGCGCCACCCAGGCCGAGGTCCGCAAGGAATCGGTCCGCATCAAGGAGAAGAACAAGGAGAAGGGCGCGCAGCAGGCCGA
Protein-coding sequences here:
- a CDS encoding DUF5997 family protein encodes the protein MTSHQTTQTMKPATAAKKLGVYLEATPAEFQEGVVSRSELNALQTDPPQWLEELRRTGPHPRPVVAAKLGISIAGLARGGITDALTTEQIEALKQDAPEWLQKERATQAEVRKESVRIKEKNKEKGAQQADAPRGPRS